The following coding sequences are from one Nicotiana tabacum cultivar K326 chromosome 1, ASM71507v2, whole genome shotgun sequence window:
- the LOC142181197 gene encoding uncharacterized protein LOC142181197, protein MQVIVNAGNGSGGFFTWDVLDKLGADTFGSLHLNPDGMLPNHIPNPEDKTAMALTRAAVLENKADLGIVFDTDVDRSGVVDSEGNPINGDRLIALMSAIVLKEHPSTTIVTDARTSMALTKFITNKGGQHCLYRVGYRNVIDKGVNLNKDGIETHLMMETSGHGALKENHFLDDGAYMVVKIIIEMVRMKLEGSEGGIGSLIEDLEEPLESAEVRMVVLSEPRNAKAKAVEAIEAFRTHIEVHHLPGWELVACGDCWVSDGCLVDTNDDPAAIDAFMYRAKVSDEQNGEHGWVHLRQSIHNPNIAVNLQSTIPGGCQFMAKVLRDRFLLPSGMDKILDISQIDKYARNGNLS, encoded by the exons ATGCAGGTTATTGTTAACGCGGGAAATGGATCAGGAGGGTTCTTTACATGGGATGTGTTAGACAAGCTGGGTGCAGATACATTTGGCTCTCTCCACCTAAATCCAGATGGAATGTTACCTAATCACATTCCTAACCCGGAGGACAAGACAGCCATGGCTTTAACCAGAGCCGCGGTGCTAGAAAACAAGGCTGATCTGGGCATTGTTTTCGACACAGACGTGGACCGGAGCGGCGTTGTGGACAGTGAAGGAAATCCCATTAATGGTGACCGGCTCATTGCACTTATGTCAGCAATTGTTCTCAAGGAACACCCTAGTACAACCATTGTAACTGATGCTCGCACGAGTATGGCCTTAACTAAATTTATTACGAATAAAGGAGGTCAACATTGCTTGTATAGAGTTGGTTATAGGAATGTGATTGACAAGGGTGTCAATCTTAACAAGGATGGCATTGAAACACATCTCATGATGGAAACCAGTGGCCATGGTGCTTTGAAAGAAAATCACTTTCTTGATGATG GTGCATACATGGTAGtcaaaattataattgaaatggtAAGAATGAAGCTTGAGGGATCAGAAGGCGGCATTGGAAGTCTTATAGAAGATCTTGAAGAACCATTGGAGTCGGCAGAAGTCAGAATGGTTGTTCTTTCTGAGCCTAGAAATGCTAAAGCAAAAGCAGTTGAAGCCATCGAAGCATTCAGAACCCATATTGAGGTACATC ACTTACCAGGATGGGAACTTGTTGCCTGTGGAGACTGCTGGGTAAGTGATGGTTGTCTTGTGGACACTAATGATGATCCTGCTGCAATTGATGCTTTTATGTACAG GGCCAAAGTTTCAGATGAACAAAATGGGGAACATGGATGGGTTCACCTTCGACAAAGTATCCACAATCCAAATATTGCTGTTAATCTACAATCCACGATTCCTGGTGGATGTCAATTCATGGCAAAAGTTCTAAGAGATCG GTTTCTCTTGCCAAGCGGGATGGATAAAATACTCGATATCAGTCAAATCGATAAGTATGCTAGAAATGGAAATCTAAGCTAA